One window of uncultured Methanoregula sp. genomic DNA carries:
- the sepF gene encoding cell division protein SepF, whose translation MVKIIDTLLGKSAASSDDDYMELDLASYEERSAGSPALLVKIATITDLKDTPRVKDEVYSGNIVIVDISRLKMDKISYERVLKDLKEVAKDVNGDIIGLGDQRYVVLTPMSVKISRDKIGG comes from the coding sequence ATGGTTAAGATCATAGACACCCTTCTGGGAAAAAGTGCCGCGAGTTCGGACGATGACTATATGGAACTCGACCTCGCATCCTACGAGGAGCGCTCCGCCGGATCCCCGGCCCTGCTCGTGAAGATTGCAACAATCACCGACCTCAAGGACACTCCCCGGGTCAAGGACGAAGTCTACTCCGGCAATATTGTGATCGTCGACATTTCCCGGCTGAAGATGGACAAGATCTCCTACGAGCGTGTCTTGAAGGATCTCAAGGAAGTGGCAAAGGATGTCAACGGCGATATCATCGGCCTTGGCGACCAGCGCTACGTGGTCCTGACCCCGATGTCGGTGAAAATCTCCCGCGACAAGATCGGTGGATAA
- a CDS encoding ZPR1 zinc finger domain-containing protein, with translation MQQTIVPGPCPCCNTEIEYLYKTENIPYFSDILIISAVCSSCGYKYVDTQLLKHGDPARHTLAVQTADDIDARVIRSMSASIEIPEMGVRIDPGPACQGFISNVEGVLDRIEQVVKGAFQWGTEEEKENAAKLLADIARVKAGHYPITLILEDPEGNSTIIADKTVKEPYTPEELN, from the coding sequence GTGCAGCAGACCATAGTCCCGGGTCCGTGTCCGTGTTGCAATACTGAAATAGAATATCTGTATAAAACAGAAAATATTCCTTATTTTTCCGATATTCTCATCATTTCTGCGGTTTGCAGTTCGTGCGGCTACAAATATGTTGATACCCAGCTCCTGAAGCATGGTGATCCAGCCCGCCACACGCTTGCGGTTCAGACCGCTGATGATATCGATGCCCGGGTGATACGGAGCATGAGCGCAAGCATTGAGATTCCCGAGATGGGGGTACGGATCGATCCGGGCCCGGCCTGCCAGGGGTTTATCTCGAACGTTGAAGGGGTCCTCGACCGTATCGAGCAGGTGGTGAAAGGGGCGTTCCAGTGGGGGACGGAAGAGGAGAAGGAGAACGCTGCCAAACTCCTGGCCGATATCGCCCGGGTGAAGGCTGGTCATTACCCGATCACGCTGATACTGGAAGACCCGGAAGGGAACAGCACAATCATTGCAGACAAAACAGTAAAAGAGCCGTACACGCCGGAAGAATTAAACTGA
- a CDS encoding LamG domain-containing protein: protein MTPVPTLQIPGKLLAASLLFLILISGVSAYGNMIDTSTDPVVYLSFNEGSGMTAYDLSSHGNSGSIFGASRTDNGGCGRAMVFNGLGNYISIPYSSGNHPEDEITVSTWFYTDSFDPQALVSSYREGGYRLGFGDGNDLWWTVNLQGPGEISVPIQHEAITQHQWHYVTGTYNGKVSKIYLDGILRNQVNASGPIHYEYNNYVMLGAEAGTYDQPAPVCPHFFRGGLDEVRIYPVALTTSQIMDDRLLCTPEADIPPQGRPILTKAAAACIYDSGSIRLGPGETQFRTLTFNNANATGTWNISLPPGSTLGVQVRDLYSASYPDAWYLEIADEKGRIDRSIAFPNTNNGPNEAVIPSGNATVIVKFYDGKGRFPATAEIMFDSHPSSLPSLPSIVPPNILSNPIIVIYSASWATLIAILLVVIWLHRRNKQQKKEQK from the coding sequence ATGACCCCCGTGCCGACCCTGCAGATTCCGGGAAAATTACTGGCAGCATCTCTTCTCTTCCTTATCCTGATCAGCGGTGTGAGTGCTTACGGCAACATGATCGACACATCGACCGATCCCGTTGTTTATCTCAGTTTCAATGAAGGCAGCGGGATGACCGCTTATGATCTGTCCAGTCACGGGAATTCCGGTTCGATCTTCGGGGCTTCCCGGACCGATAACGGGGGGTGTGGCCGGGCCATGGTCTTCAATGGCCTGGGGAATTATATCAGCATCCCGTACAGTTCAGGAAACCACCCTGAGGACGAGATCACGGTCTCAACCTGGTTTTATACGGATTCGTTTGATCCCCAGGCCCTTGTCTCGAGTTACCGGGAAGGAGGCTACCGTCTTGGATTCGGTGACGGGAACGATCTGTGGTGGACAGTAAATCTCCAGGGGCCGGGAGAGATATCCGTACCGATCCAGCACGAGGCCATCACCCAGCACCAGTGGCATTATGTGACCGGTACGTATAACGGGAAGGTCTCGAAGATCTATCTTGATGGCATCCTGAGGAACCAGGTAAATGCATCCGGTCCTATCCACTATGAATACAATAATTATGTTATGCTGGGAGCCGAGGCAGGAACCTACGACCAGCCGGCACCGGTCTGCCCCCACTTCTTCCGGGGCGGCCTCGATGAGGTCCGGATCTACCCGGTGGCACTGACAACGAGCCAGATCATGGATGACCGGCTCCTCTGCACGCCGGAAGCAGATATCCCGCCCCAGGGCAGGCCGATCCTGACAAAAGCTGCAGCTGCGTGCATATACGATTCGGGATCGATCCGTCTCGGTCCCGGGGAGACCCAGTTCCGCACCCTGACCTTCAACAATGCAAATGCGACGGGTACCTGGAATATCTCCCTTCCCCCCGGCTCCACTCTTGGTGTCCAGGTCAGGGATCTCTATTCCGCCTCCTATCCCGATGCATGGTATCTCGAAATCGCGGATGAAAAGGGCAGGATCGACCGGTCCATTGCGTTTCCCAATACCAATAACGGGCCGAATGAAGCGGTTATCCCCTCCGGGAACGCCACGGTAATCGTGAAATTCTATGACGGGAAAGGCCGGTTCCCGGCCACGGCTGAAATCATGTTCGACAGCCACCCGTCATCCCTGCCATCCCTGCCGTCGATTGTCCCCCCGAATATCCTGAGCAACCCCATCATCGTCATCTATTCGGCATCGTGGGCGACCCTGATTGCGATCCTTCTTGTCGTGATCTGGCTTCACCGGCGAAACAAGCAACAGAAAAAAGAACAGAAATAG
- a CDS encoding FAD-dependent oxidoreductase, producing the protein MTKVTVYSTRNCPYCRMAKAFLEKYGVPYDSIDVGADADAAQKMVDLSGQRGVPVITVGEEVIVGFDAQRLNELFGEAVADEIYDVVIIGAGPAGLTAGVYCARKMLSTRIISENIGGQALESWAIENYMGYRMVTGEDLMKKFEEQVRTLNIRLDLDRVTSITKEGQTFVIKTVSEATVRAKSVILTQGNRPRKLGVANEEQYLGRGLSICSTCDGPLYKGKKTAVVGGGNSALQTAIEMSEIASSVSLIVRSTIRADPVYVERVKEKRNITVHLGTHISALQGDKFLSGVTLLNEKGEEQTISLDGVFIEIGWLPNTDMVEGFVDLNEKKEIIVDINGKTSVPGIFAAGDVTNVKSKQIIIAAGDGAKAALEAFEYLVKTFQE; encoded by the coding sequence ATGACCAAAGTCACCGTTTACTCCACCAGGAACTGCCCGTATTGCCGGATGGCAAAGGCGTTCCTGGAAAAATACGGCGTTCCTTATGACAGCATCGATGTCGGGGCAGATGCAGATGCAGCTCAGAAGATGGTAGATCTCTCGGGCCAGCGCGGGGTCCCGGTGATCACGGTTGGAGAGGAGGTCATTGTCGGGTTCGATGCCCAGCGGCTCAACGAGCTCTTCGGGGAGGCAGTAGCTGACGAGATCTATGATGTGGTCATCATCGGTGCAGGACCAGCCGGCCTGACCGCAGGTGTTTACTGTGCCCGCAAGATGCTCTCGACCCGGATCATCAGTGAGAATATCGGGGGACAGGCCCTGGAATCGTGGGCGATCGAGAACTACATGGGCTACCGGATGGTGACCGGGGAAGACCTGATGAAGAAGTTCGAGGAGCAGGTAAGAACGCTCAATATCCGGCTCGACCTCGACCGGGTCACTTCCATCACGAAAGAGGGACAGACTTTTGTGATAAAAACGGTCTCGGAAGCAACGGTCCGGGCAAAGTCCGTGATCCTGACGCAGGGCAACAGGCCCCGAAAACTGGGCGTGGCAAACGAGGAGCAGTACCTCGGCCGGGGACTCTCGATCTGCTCAACCTGCGACGGCCCGCTGTACAAGGGGAAGAAAACAGCCGTTGTCGGCGGCGGCAACTCGGCGCTCCAGACCGCTATTGAGATGAGCGAGATTGCGAGCTCCGTCAGCCTGATCGTCCGGAGCACGATCCGGGCCGACCCGGTCTATGTCGAGCGGGTGAAGGAGAAGCGGAATATCACGGTTCACCTTGGAACCCATATATCGGCTCTCCAGGGAGACAAGTTCCTGTCAGGGGTTACCCTGCTGAATGAAAAGGGAGAGGAACAGACGATCAGTCTCGACGGGGTCTTTATCGAGATCGGCTGGCTGCCCAACACAGATATGGTCGAGGGGTTCGTTGACCTCAACGAGAAGAAGGAAATTATTGTCGATATCAACGGGAAGACGAGCGTGCCGGGTATCTTTGCTGCGGGTGACGTGACGAATGTCAAGAGCAAGCAGATCATCATCGCAGCCGGCGATGGGGCAAAGGCTGCGCTTGAAGCCTTTGAATACCTGGTGAAGACGTTTCAGGAATGA